The Vulpes lagopus strain Blue_001 chromosome 6, ASM1834538v1, whole genome shotgun sequence genome has a segment encoding these proteins:
- the MLH3 gene encoding DNA mismatch repair protein Mlh3 isoform X1 yields MSLASRRARARRPRRLVAWSWQLFPVKEGNQCLAFLPAFYLAMIKCLSVEVQARLRSGLAICSLGQCVEELVLNSIDAEAKCVAVRVNMETFQVQVIDNGFGMGSDDIDKVGNRYFTSKCNSIQDLENPRFYGFRGEALASIADMASAVEISSKKNRTMKTFVKLFQNGKALKACEADLTRPSAGTTVTVYNLFYQLPVRRKCMDPRLEFEKVRQRIEALSLMHPSISFSLRNDVSGSMVLQVPKTKDVCSRFCQIYGLGKSQKLREIKFKYKEFELSGYISSEAHYNKNMQFLFVNKRLVLRTKLHKFIDFLLRRESIICKPKNGSSSRQVNSSPRHRANPELHGIYVINMQCQFCEYDVCMEPAKTLIEFQDWDTVLVCIQEAVKMFLKKEKLFMELSGEDIKEFSEDNDFSLFSATLQKHVPSDEKGDQVNFQEACNSISDSYEMFNIQSKAVKRKATIENRINTENSRDLEGIRRKTNDSFLYNYESVDPSHSKVMESSLQTKDSSCSESGILEQQTAEVSESGENEKHKKLCLELNSSENLSRIHSEMFASPFQTSYCFEKSGDDLEIQNTNTIVNGMAASILKNNGIRNQLERFKDATEMGCQSLPFATTLLRLHGAQREEEKKKQPSNCGRTNVFSYGQVKLCSTGFITHVVQNEQTKSTEREHLLKNCIQPGPMSARETFLNRVCHSLQTPEIKDRTSTLNKKFAQLSNKKLCRTNIRYGVENKPIATYKNVSVSQESSKNSQIDCLLPDTSSSPWCTHISNGSKKINKLICSSKPITHKKLSLGLQLGSLEKFKRQYGKVKNPLNIEVVENNNFEISTSLSPQVEPGIPWKDQNHLDNSDIYKVATMKHDSNNSCQPVSHMLYPKKFPFSNEEDCLEQQMPCLRESPITLEELSHFSRKPLDVKQSPKSLASKLSRMKGSEGETQAVEMMSHFDELPQSDSSRKDHDLCSGLTLDSCELTKNKYEKTESDIIPVLDSVTQDNSFNKDSETSSNKSITENSVIPETPLVLPCDRSKDVSKDSDVLIASEPQIGSPDSPNRMSVSHVEVSTPDQNGTCFQSEESIARTCSVDEESSTCSLDWQQHFDVALGRMVYINKITGLSTFTAPTEDVRATCTKDLTTIAVDVLHENGTQYRCHPFRSDLILPFLPRAREERTMMRQNRDTVDDTVGKESLQSLFSEWENPVFARYPEVAVDVSSGQSKSLVVKIHNVLYPYRFTKEMIHSMQVLQQVDNKFIACLMSTKTEENGEAGGNLLVLVDQHAAHERVRLEQLITDSYEKQQPQGSGRKKLLSSTVSPPLKIRVTEEQRRLLRCYHKNLEDLGLEILFPDTNDSLVLVGKVPLCFIEREANELRRGRSPVTRNIVEEFIREQVELLQTTGGIQRTLPLTVQKVLASQACHGAIKFNDGLSREESCRLIDALSWCQLPFQCAHGRPSMLPLADIDHLGQEKQIKPNLAKLQKMAQAWHLFGKAERCNTRQSLEASMPPCEPP; encoded by the exons ATGAGCCTCGCGAGCCGACGTGCGCGCGCCCGGCGTCCGAGGCGGTTGGTGGCCTGGAGTTG GCAATTATTTCCAGTGAAAGAAGGAAACCAGTGCCTGGCGTTCTTACCAGCTTTCTACCTTGCCATGATCAAGTGCTTGTCAGTTGAAGTACAGGCCAGATTGCGCTCCGGTTTGGCAATATGCTCCTTAGGCCAGTGTGTTGAGGAGCTTGTCCTCAACAGTATTGATGCTGAAGCAAAATGTGTGGCCGTCAGGGTGAACATGGAAACCTTCCAAGTTCAAGTGATAGACAATGGATTCGGGATGGGGAGTGATGATATAGACAAGGTGGGAAATCGTTATTTCACTAGTAAATGCAACTCTATACAGGACTTGGAGAATCCCAGGTTTTATGGTTTCCGAGGGGAGGCCTTGGCAAGTATAGCTGACATGGCCAGCGCTGTGGAAATTTCATCCAAGAAAAACAGGACAATGAAAACTTTTGTGAAACTGTTTCAGAATGGAAAAGCCCTGAAAGCTTGTGAAGCTGACTTGACTAGACCAAGTGCTGGGACAACAGTAACAGTATATAACCTATTTTATCAGTTACCTGTAAGAAGGAAATGCATGGACCCTAGACTGGAGTTTGAGAAGGTTAGGCAGAGGATAGAAGCTCTCTCACTCATGCacccttccatttctttctctttgagaaATGATGTTTCTGGTTCCATGGTTCTTCAGGTCCCTAAAACCAAAGATGTATGTTCCCGATTTTGTCAAATTTATGGACTGGGTAAATCccaaaaattaagagaaataaaatttaaatataaggaaTTTGAGCTTAGTGGCTATATCAGCTCTGAGGCACATTACAACAAGAACATGCAGTTTTTGTTTGTGAACAAAAGACTAGTTTTAAGGACAAAGCTGCataaattcattgattttttattgAGGAGAGAAAGTATTATATGCAAACCAAAGAATGGCTCATCCAGTAGACAAGTGAATTCAAGTCCTCGGCATCGGGCTAATCCAGAACTCCATGGGATATATGTAATCAATATGCAGTGCCAATTCTGTGAATATGATGTGTGCATGGAGCCAGCAAAAACGCTGATTGAATTTCAAGACTGGGATACTGTTTTGGTTTGCATTCAGGAAGcagtgaaaatgtttttaaagaaagaaaaattatttatggaATTATCAGGTGAGGACATTAAAGAATTTAGTGAAGATaatgattttagtttatttagtGCTACTCTTCAGAAGCATGTGCCCTCTGATGAGAAAGGTGACCAGGTCAATTTCCAAGAAGCATGTAATAGTATTTCGGATTCCTATGAAATGTTTAATATTCAATCAAAAGCTGTGAAAAGAAAAGCTActatagaaaacagaataaacactGAGAATTCTAGAGATTTGGAAGGTAtcagaagaaagacaaatgattcatttttgtataattaTGAATCAGTTGACCCAAGCCATAGTAAAGTGATGGAGTCATCTTTACAAACCAAAGATAGCTCTTGCTCAGAATCAGGGATCTTGGAACAACAGACAGCTGAAGTATCAGaatcaggagaaaatgaaaaacataaaaaactttGCTTAGAACTTAACTCTTCAGAAAATCTCAGTAGAATCCATTCAGAAATGTTTGCAAGCCCTTTTCAGACATCATACTGCTTTGAGAAGAGTGGAGATGATctagaaatacaaaatacaaatactatTGTTAATGGCATGGCTGCCAGTATCCTGAAAAATAATGGAATTCGGAATCAActagagagatttaaagatgctACCGAAATGGGatgccaatctctgccttttgcaacaacactattgagactacatggtgctcagagagaggaggagaaaaaaaaacagcctagTAATTGTGGAAGAACAAACGTTTTTAGTTATGGACAAGTTAAATTATGTTCCACTGGCTTTATAACTCATGTGGTACAAAATGAGCAAACTAAGTCAACTGAAAGAgaacatttacttaaaaattgtaTTCAGCCTGGCCCCATGAGTGCCAGAGAAACGTTTCTAAATAGAGTGTGCCATTCACTTCAGACTCCAGAAATCAAAGATAGAACCAGcactttaaataagaaatttgctCAACTGTCTAACAAAAAATTATGCAGAACAAATATAAGGTATGGGGTAGAGAACAAACCTATAGcaacttataaaaatgtttctgtttctcaGGAAAGTAGTAAAAACTCACAAATAGATTGCTTATTACCTGACACATCCTCTTCCCCTTGGTGTACACATATTTCAAATggtagtaagaaaataaataaattgatttgtTCCTCTAAACCCATAACCCATAAAAAGCTAAGCTTAGGTTTACAACTAGGATCTTTAGAGAAGTTTAAGAGGCAATATGGGAAGGTTAAAAATCCTCTGAATATAGAAGTggtagaaaataataattttgaaatctcTACCAGTCTCAGTCCTCAAGTTGAACCTGGCATTCCATGGAAAGACCAGAATCACTTAGACAACTCAGACATTTATAAAGTAGCTACAATGAAACATGACTCAAATAATAGTTGTCAACCAGTAAGTCACATGCTTTACCCAAAGAAGTTTCCGTTCTCCAATGAAGAAGATTGTTTGGAACAACAGATGCCTTGCTTAAGAGAAAGTCCTATAACTCTAGAGGAATTATCTCATTTTAGCAGAAAACCTTTGGATGTCAAGCAGTCTCCTAAATCTTTAGCCTCTAAATTATCCAGAATGAAAGGTTCCGAAGGAGAGACTCAAGCAGTGGAAATGATGAGTCATTTTGATGAACTTCCACAATCAGATTCCAGTAGGAAAGACCATGACTTGTGCAGTGGGTTAACCCTAGATTCTTGTGAGTTAACTAAAAACAAGTATGAAAAAACAGAGAGTGACATCATTCCAGTGTTGGACTCTGTCACACAGGATAATTCCTTCAATAAAGATAGTGAAACATCCTCTAACAAGAGTATAACAGAGAATTCTGTGATACCAGAAACTCCTTTGGTGTTACCCTGTGATCGTTCTAAAGATGTCAGTAAAGATTCAGATGTTCTTATAGCTTCAGAACCACAGATAGGAAGTCCTGATTCTCCCAATAGAATGTCAGTGAGTCATGTAGAAGTTTCCACTCCTGACCAGAATGGAACTTGTTTTCAGAGTGAAGAATCTATAGCAAGAACTTGTTCTGTAGATGAAGAGTCAAGCACATGTTCTTTGGATTGGCAGCAGCATTTTGATGTAGCCCTAGGGAGAATGGTTTACATCAACAAAATAACTGGACTTAGCACATTCACTGCTCCTACTGAGGATGTTCGGGCTACTTGTACTAAAGACCTGACAACTATAGCTGTGGATGTCCTACATGAGAATG gaACTCAGTATAGGTGTCATCCTTTTAGAAGCGAcctcattcttcctttccttccaagaGCTCGGGAAGAGAGGACTATGATGAGACAGAACAGAG ATACTGTGGATGACACTGTTGGTAAAGAATCACTTCAGTCTTTGTTCTCAGAATGGGAAAATCCAGTATTTGCCCGTTATCCAGAG GTTGCTGTTGATGTAAGCAGTGGCCAGTCCAAAAGTCTAGTGgttaaaattcacaatgtcttgTATCCTTATCGTTTCACCAAAGAAATGATTCATTCGATGCAG GTTCTCCAGCAAGTGGATAACAAGTTTATTGCCTGTTTAATGAGCACCAAAACTGAAGAGAATGGTGAAGCAG GTGGAAACCTACTAGTCTTAGTGGATCAGCATGCTGCCCATGAGCGTGTCCGTTTAGAGCAGCTGATAACCG ATTCCTATGAGAAGCAACAGCCACAGGGCTCTGGTCGGAAAAAACTACTGTCTTCCACTGTAAGTCCTCCACTAAAAATAAGAGTGACAGAGGAACAAAGGAGACTCTTACG GTGTTACCACAAAAATCTGGAAGATCTGGGCCTTGAAATTCTATTTCCAGACACCAATGATTCTCTGGTCCTTGTAGGGAAAGTACCA